The following proteins are encoded in a genomic region of Capra hircus breed San Clemente chromosome 16, ASM170441v1, whole genome shotgun sequence:
- the ANKRD65 gene encoding ankyrin repeat domain-containing protein 65, with protein MPDSCSFQMDSGVSEPGEQGLTEAGPEQELRWLDLGSEEALGAGTQGPSTPQAWGHLLQAVWKGHTGLVTQLLRQGASVEERDPAGRTPLHLAVLRGHVSLVRLLLQRGAQVGAADRAGRTPLHEAAWHGPSRVAELLLRRGAPANARCLAGLTPLHWAAALGRTLMAGHLLAAPQPGPTAADARGWTAAHWAAAGGQLAVLELLGANGGVRLDGVLLVAAEAGRATALRLLLAQGALVDARNGVGATVLGVAASLGRQQDMEVLLEYGADPSLTDRNGRSPLHRAAAGGHLLAVQLLAAWGAEVDSRDLLGLTPLHHAARGGHIEVTGHLLDRGAEVNAAGWLHKTPLHLAMEHGHGPTAELLLSRGASPTLRTRWGDMAQDLWPALCGEQEES; from the exons ATGCCTGATTCATGTTCTTTCCAGATGGACTCTGGGGTCTCAGAGCCTGGGGAGCAGGGCCTGACAGAGGCAGGGCCGGAGCAGGAACTGCGGTGGTTGGATCTAGGCTCCGAGGAGGCTCTGGGAGCTGGGACTCAGGGGCCCAGCACCCCACAGGCCTGGGGGCACCTGCTGCAGGCTGTGTGGAAGGGTCACACGGGCTTGGTGACACAGCTGCTGCGGCAAGGGGCCAGtgtggaggagag GGACCCCGCGGGCCGGACTCCGCTCCACCTAGCTGTATTACGCGGCCACGTGTCGCTGGTGCGTCTCCTGCTGCAGCGCGGGGCTCAGGTTGGAGCCGCAGACCGCGCGGGACGCACACCGCTGCACGAAGCTGCCTGGCACGGGCCGTCGCGGGTGGCAGAGCTGCTGCTGCGGCGCGGGGCGCCGGCGAATGCACGCTGCCTGGCCGGCCTCACACCGCTGCACTGGGCCGCCGCGCTGGGCCGCACGCTGATGGCTGGGCACCTGCTGGCGGCGCCGCAACCGGGCCCGACAGCGGCAGACGCGCGCGGCTGGACGGCGGCGCACTGGGCGGCCGCGGGAGGCCAGCTGGCGGTGCTCGAGCTGCTGGGGGCGAACGGTGGCGTGCGCCTAGATGGCGTCCTGCTCGTGGCGGCCGAGGCTGGGCGCGCAACTGCGCTTCGTCTCCTTCTGGCTCAAGGGGCGCTGGTAGACGCCCGGAACGGTGTGGGGGCCACTGTGCTGGGCGTCGCGGCCAGCCTGGGCCGCCAGCAG gaCATGGAGGTGCTGCTTGAGTACGGGGCAGACCCAAGCCTCACAGACAGGAATGGCCGCTCTCCACTCCACAGGGCTGCTGCTGGTGGACATCTGCTTGCCGTCCAGCTGCTGGCTGCCTGGGGAGCAGAGGTGGATTCTCGGGACCTGTTGGGCCTCACCCCCCTGCACCACGCTGCCCGGGGAGGCCACATAGAGGTCACTGGCCACCTCCTGGACAGGGGTGCAGAGGTCAATGCCGCTGGCTGGCTCCACAAGACCCCCCTGCATCTCGCCATGGAGCATGGCCATGGCCCCACCGCAGAGCTTTTGCTGAGCCGAGGGGCCAGCCCCACCCTGCGGACACGGTGGGGGGATATGGCCCAGGACCTGTGGCCTGCCCTCTGTGGAGAGCAGGAGGAGTCCTAG